The following proteins are co-located in the bacterium genome:
- a CDS encoding ribose-phosphate pyrophosphokinase: MYGELKIFSGGAHPSLSREIAECLQIPLGKADLYNFSDGEIFCQIDENVRGGDIFVVQPTCTPVNENLMELLIIMDALKRASAFRVTAVVPYYGYARQDKKDKPRVPITAKLVADLLSSAGADRILTMDLHAAQIQGFFDVPVDHLFAAPVILEAIRALEMPDLVIVSPDAGGVERARAIAKRLQAGLAIIDKRRVAANEAEVRHIIGEVEGKNVLILDDIIDTAGTLYKSIEALHKEGARRIFAAGVHAVLSGPAIDRLMDSAVESVLITNTTPLEDKLERCSKLKPFSVAPLLSEAIQRIHTNSSVSSLFV; the protein is encoded by the coding sequence ATGTACGGTGAACTGAAGATCTTCAGCGGCGGTGCCCACCCGAGTCTGTCGAGGGAGATCGCGGAGTGCCTCCAGATACCCCTGGGCAAGGCCGACCTCTACAACTTCTCCGACGGCGAGATCTTCTGCCAGATCGACGAAAACGTTCGCGGCGGCGACATCTTCGTAGTTCAGCCCACCTGCACGCCGGTGAACGAGAATCTGATGGAGTTGCTGATCATCATGGATGCTCTGAAGCGAGCGTCCGCGTTCCGGGTCACCGCGGTGGTCCCCTACTACGGCTACGCCCGGCAGGACAAGAAGGACAAGCCGCGAGTGCCGATCACCGCCAAGCTCGTTGCGGATCTTCTCTCCAGCGCCGGGGCAGACCGGATTCTGACGATGGATCTGCACGCGGCGCAGATCCAAGGTTTCTTTGACGTGCCCGTCGATCATCTCTTTGCTGCTCCCGTGATCCTGGAGGCGATTCGGGCCCTCGAGATGCCCGACCTGGTGATCGTGTCTCCGGACGCGGGAGGCGTAGAGCGCGCCCGGGCGATCGCCAAGCGGCTGCAAGCGGGATTGGCCATTATTGACAAACGGCGGGTGGCGGCGAACGAGGCCGAGGTCCGGCACATCATCGGCGAGGTCGAGGGCAAGAATGTCTTGATCCTGGACGACATCATCGATACCGCCGGAACGTTGTACAAATCGATCGAAGCCCTGCACAAAGAGGGTGCTCGGCGGATCTTCGCGGCCGGCGTCCACGCAGTGCTGTCCGGGCCGGCCATCGACCGTTTGATGGACTCGGCGGTCGAGTCCGTTCTGATCACCAATACGACACCGCTCGAGGACAAGCTCGAGCGCTGTTCGAAACTGAAACCGTTTTCGGTAGCTCCGCTGCTCTCGGAGGCTATACAGAGGATTCACACCAACAGTTCGGTGAGCTCGCTTTTTGTCTGA
- the spoVG gene encoding septation regulator SpoVG has product MRITDIKVFPVREEKLKAFISIVLDECFMVNDIKVIKGKEGFFISMPSRRKRNGKFKDIAHPLNNETRQAMEMEILAAYEGELAGTSEAEPQVKARPTGGGEVEKPRSEPRRREPVAAEVEAVEPPVVESESVPKPESRPEVEPQPSARKVDGDAPGEGEDDSAGGEGADKSLEEVTELHLRDSFWGT; this is encoded by the coding sequence ATGAGAATTACAGACATCAAGGTTTTCCCGGTGCGCGAGGAGAAGCTCAAGGCGTTCATCTCGATCGTTCTCGACGAGTGCTTCATGGTGAACGACATCAAGGTCATCAAGGGGAAAGAGGGCTTCTTCATCAGCATGCCCAGCCGTCGGAAGCGCAACGGCAAGTTCAAGGACATCGCCCATCCGCTCAACAACGAAACCCGCCAGGCCATGGAGATGGAGATCCTTGCGGCTTACGAAGGGGAGCTCGCGGGGACCTCGGAAGCGGAGCCCCAGGTCAAGGCTCGCCCCACCGGTGGTGGGGAGGTCGAGAAGCCTCGCTCCGAGCCCAGGAGGAGAGAGCCGGTTGCGGCCGAGGTCGAAGCGGTCGAACCGCCGGTCGTCGAGTCGGAATCTGTACCCAAACCGGAGAGCCGACCAGAGGTTGAGCCTCAGCCCAGCGCCCGGAAGGTCGACGGCGACGCTCCCGGGGAAGGCGAAGATGACTCCGCCGGCGGGGAGGGCGCCGACAAGTCGCTGGAGGAAGTGACGGAGCTCCATCTGCGCGATTCCTTTTGGGGCACCTAG